A DNA window from Streptomyces asoensis contains the following coding sequences:
- a CDS encoding nickel-dependent hydrogenase large subunit, translating to MARTKAAGDGSGLVEMAWDPITRIVGSLGIHTKIDFKQKRVAECYSTSSVFRGYSVFMRGKDPRDAHFITSRICGICGDNHATCSVYAQNMAYGVKPPHLGEWIINLGESAEYMFDHNIFQENLVGVDYCEKMVRETNPGVLELAERTESPHAAEHGYRTIADIMRSLNPLEGEFYREALQVSRYTREMFCLMEGRHVHPSTLYPGGVGTIASVQLFTDYLSRLMRYVEFMKRVVPLHDDLFDFFYEAMPGYEEVGRRRVLLGCWGALNDPEHCDFTYANMTDWGRRMFVTPGVVVDGKLVTNDLTEINLGIRILLGSSYYEDWQGQEQFVTRDPLGNPVDPRHPWNQHTIPAPQKRDFDDKYSWVMSPRWFDGKDHLALDTGGGPIARLWSTALSGLVDIGYVKATGHSVVINLPRTMTKPETSFEWKIPKWSNALERNRARTYFQAYAAAVALHFAEKGLAEVRAGRTQTWEKFEVPDEGLGVGFTEAVRGVLSHHMVIRDGKIANYHPYPPTPWNASTRDTFGTPGPYEDAVQNTPIFEENTPENFKGIDIMRAVRSFDPCLPCGVHMYVGGGKTVKSMHVPTGLSGLGG from the coding sequence ATGGCAAGGACGAAGGCGGCCGGCGACGGCAGCGGCCTGGTGGAGATGGCCTGGGACCCGATCACCCGGATCGTGGGCAGCCTGGGCATCCACACGAAGATCGACTTCAAGCAGAAGCGGGTCGCGGAGTGCTACAGCACCTCGTCGGTCTTCCGCGGCTACAGCGTCTTCATGCGCGGCAAGGACCCCCGCGACGCGCACTTCATCACCAGCCGCATCTGCGGCATCTGCGGCGACAACCACGCCACTTGCTCGGTGTACGCGCAGAACATGGCGTACGGCGTGAAGCCCCCGCACCTCGGTGAGTGGATCATCAACCTCGGCGAGTCCGCGGAGTACATGTTCGACCACAACATCTTCCAGGAGAACCTGGTCGGGGTCGACTACTGCGAGAAGATGGTCCGCGAGACCAACCCCGGCGTCCTCGAACTCGCCGAGCGCACCGAGTCCCCGCACGCGGCCGAGCACGGCTACCGCACCATCGCCGACATCATGCGCTCGCTCAACCCGCTGGAGGGCGAGTTCTACCGCGAGGCCCTCCAGGTCAGCCGCTACACCCGGGAGATGTTCTGCCTGATGGAGGGCCGCCATGTGCACCCCTCCACGCTCTACCCGGGCGGCGTCGGCACGATCGCCTCCGTCCAGCTCTTCACGGACTACCTCAGCCGCCTGATGCGCTACGTCGAGTTCATGAAGCGTGTCGTGCCCCTGCACGACGACCTGTTCGACTTCTTCTACGAGGCGATGCCCGGCTACGAGGAGGTCGGCCGCCGACGGGTCCTGCTCGGCTGCTGGGGCGCGCTCAACGACCCGGAGCACTGCGACTTCACCTACGCCAACATGACCGACTGGGGCCGGCGGATGTTCGTCACGCCCGGGGTCGTCGTCGACGGCAAACTCGTCACCAACGACCTCACCGAGATCAACCTCGGCATCCGCATCCTGCTGGGCAGCTCCTACTACGAGGACTGGCAGGGCCAGGAGCAGTTCGTCACGCGAGACCCGCTCGGCAACCCGGTCGACCCGCGCCACCCGTGGAACCAGCACACCATCCCGGCCCCGCAGAAGCGGGACTTCGACGACAAGTACAGCTGGGTCATGTCCCCGCGCTGGTTCGACGGCAAGGACCACCTCGCCCTGGACACCGGCGGCGGCCCCATCGCCCGCCTGTGGTCGACCGCGCTGTCCGGGCTGGTCGACATCGGATACGTCAAGGCCACCGGCCACAGCGTGGTCATCAACCTGCCCCGGACCATGACCAAGCCGGAGACCAGCTTCGAGTGGAAGATCCCGAAGTGGTCCAACGCGCTGGAGCGCAACCGCGCACGCACCTACTTCCAGGCCTACGCCGCCGCCGTCGCCCTGCACTTCGCGGAGAAGGGCCTGGCGGAGGTCCGCGCCGGACGCACCCAGACCTGGGAGAAGTTCGAGGTCCCCGACGAGGGTCTCGGCGTCGGCTTCACCGAGGCCGTCCGCGGTGTCCTCTCCCACCACATGGTGATCCGCGACGGGAAGATCGCCAACTACCACCCGTACCCGCCCACTCCGTGGAACGCCAGCACCAGGGACACCTTCGGCACACCGGGCCCCTACGAGGACGCCGTGCAGAACACCCCGATCTTCGAGGAGAACACCCCGGAGAACTTCAAGGGCATCGACATCATGCGCGCCGTGCGCAGCTTCGACCCCTGTCTGCCCTGCGGCGTCCACATGTACGTCGGCGGTGGCAAGACGGTGAAGTCGATGCACGTGCCCACCGGCCTGAGCGGACTGGGCGGATGA
- a CDS encoding DUF6893 family small protein gives MKKTIVIGAAALAALVALGVEVLPDLRRYLRIRRM, from the coding sequence ATGAAGAAGACGATCGTGATCGGCGCGGCGGCCCTGGCCGCCCTGGTCGCCCTGGGCGTCGAGGTACTGCCCGACCTGAGGCGCTACCTGCGCATCCGGCGCATGTGA
- a CDS encoding hydrogenase maturation protease, which produces MSPSPPTGPRTLVAGIGNVFLGDDGFGVETARRLAGRRLPGHVEVVDIGVRGVHLAYQLLDGYDTLVLVDATARGEAPGTLYVIEHQEGDGDRDGPAPGAPVLDGHRMTPDTVLALLGTLCAGTGGEPPRRVLVVGCEPASVEERMGLSAPVADAVPRAVRLIEELLLDAEPAGSAPRAAAGGIPT; this is translated from the coding sequence ATGAGCCCCTCACCGCCGACGGGCCCGAGGACGCTCGTCGCCGGCATCGGCAACGTCTTCCTCGGGGACGACGGCTTCGGCGTCGAGACCGCCCGGCGCCTCGCCGGGCGCCGACTGCCCGGACACGTCGAGGTCGTGGACATCGGGGTGCGCGGCGTGCACCTCGCCTACCAGCTCCTGGACGGCTACGACACGCTCGTCCTGGTGGACGCCACGGCCCGCGGCGAAGCCCCCGGCACGCTGTACGTGATCGAGCACCAGGAAGGCGACGGCGACCGCGACGGTCCGGCCCCCGGCGCGCCCGTGCTGGACGGCCACCGCATGACCCCCGACACCGTCCTGGCGCTGCTCGGCACCCTGTGCGCCGGGACCGGCGGCGAGCCACCCCGGCGCGTGCTCGTCGTCGGGTGCGAACCGGCCTCGGTCGAGGAGCGCATGGGACTCAGCGCGCCGGTGGCCGACGCCGTACCGCGGGCCGTCCGGCTGATCGAGGAACTGCTGCTGGACGCAGAGCCCGCCGGGTCCGCGCCGCGGGCCGCGGCCGGGGGGATCCCGACATGA
- a CDS encoding DUF6084 family protein codes for MTEFSFACTGVRADRYAAGPTLVFRLRVTAADGARVHALALRCQIRIEPARRGYAPEEADGLTDLFGERSRWGSTLQPVQFAQVSLMVPGFTGETETDLVVPCTYDMDIAAPRYLDALTDGEVPLLMLFSGTAFTGDGGFRVEPVPWDREAVHRMPVATWREMIEQHFPGCGWIRLPRETMDALLAHRSRRALPSWEATLQDLLEAGRAADPPRGDPLRALTGTTGRTQP; via the coding sequence ATGACCGAGTTCTCCTTCGCCTGCACCGGGGTGCGCGCCGACCGCTACGCCGCCGGACCGACGCTCGTCTTCCGGCTGCGCGTCACCGCGGCCGACGGCGCCCGGGTGCACGCCCTCGCGCTGCGCTGCCAGATCCGCATCGAACCCGCCCGCCGCGGCTACGCCCCGGAGGAGGCCGACGGGCTCACGGACCTCTTCGGCGAGCGGTCCCGGTGGGGCAGCACGCTCCAGCCGGTGCAGTTCGCCCAGGTCTCCCTCATGGTCCCCGGATTCACCGGCGAGACCGAGACCGACCTCGTCGTGCCCTGCACCTACGACATGGACATCGCGGCGCCCCGCTACCTCGACGCCCTCACCGACGGCGAGGTCCCCCTGCTGATGCTGTTCTCCGGCACGGCGTTCACCGGGGACGGCGGATTCCGGGTCGAGCCGGTGCCGTGGGACCGCGAGGCCGTCCACCGGATGCCGGTCGCGACCTGGCGGGAGATGATCGAGCAGCACTTCCCCGGGTGCGGCTGGATCCGGCTGCCGCGCGAGACGATGGACGCCCTCCTCGCCCACCGCTCCCGGCGCGCCCTGCCCTCCTGGGAGGCGACGCTCCAGGACCTGCTGGAGGCAGGCCGCGCCGCGGACCCGCCCCGGGGCGACCCGCTGCGCGCGCTCACCGGCACCACCGGAAGGACACAGCCGTGA
- the hypD gene encoding hydrogenase formation protein HypD, producing the protein MKYIDEFQDPELARRLLDDIHATVTRPWALMEVCGGQTHSIIRHGIDQLLPPEVELIHGPGCPVCVTPLEVIDKALEIASRPGVIFCSFGDMLRVPGTGRDLFQVRGEGGDVRVVYSPLDALRIARQNPDREVVFFGIGFETTAPPNAMTVHQARKLGIQNFSMLVSHVRVPPAIEAIMSSPSCRVQGFLAAGHVCSVMGVEEYPELAERFRVPIVVTGFEPLDILEGVRRAVRQLERGEHTVDNAYARAVRPEGNPAARAMLEDVFEVTDRPWRGIGVIPDSGWRLSPKYRDHDAEHRFSVGGIRTEEPAECRSGEVLQGLLKPHECEAFGTLCTPRTPLGATMVSSEGACAAYYLYRRLDVPAAAAREASPVV; encoded by the coding sequence GTGAAGTACATCGACGAGTTCCAGGACCCGGAGCTGGCGCGCCGGCTCCTCGACGACATCCATGCCACGGTCACCAGGCCGTGGGCGCTGATGGAGGTGTGCGGAGGCCAGACGCACAGCATCATCCGCCACGGCATCGACCAGCTCCTGCCGCCCGAGGTCGAACTGATCCACGGGCCGGGCTGCCCGGTGTGCGTCACTCCGCTGGAGGTCATCGACAAGGCCCTGGAGATCGCCTCCCGGCCGGGAGTGATCTTCTGTTCCTTCGGCGACATGCTGCGCGTGCCGGGCACCGGACGCGACCTCTTCCAGGTCCGCGGCGAGGGCGGCGACGTACGCGTCGTCTACTCGCCGCTCGACGCCCTGCGCATCGCGCGGCAGAACCCGGACCGCGAGGTGGTGTTCTTCGGCATCGGCTTCGAGACGACCGCGCCCCCCAACGCCATGACGGTCCATCAGGCGCGCAAGCTCGGCATCCAGAACTTCAGCATGCTGGTGTCCCATGTGCGGGTCCCGCCCGCCATCGAGGCGATCATGTCCTCGCCGAGCTGCCGGGTGCAGGGCTTCCTGGCCGCCGGGCACGTGTGCAGTGTCATGGGGGTGGAGGAGTACCCCGAGCTGGCCGAGCGGTTCCGCGTCCCCATCGTGGTGACGGGGTTCGAGCCGCTGGACATCCTCGAAGGCGTGCGCCGGGCCGTGCGTCAGCTGGAACGCGGCGAGCACACCGTCGACAACGCCTACGCGCGGGCCGTCCGCCCGGAGGGCAACCCGGCCGCGCGGGCCATGCTGGAGGACGTCTTCGAGGTCACCGACCGCCCCTGGCGCGGGATCGGCGTGATCCCCGACAGCGGCTGGCGGCTGTCGCCGAAGTACCGCGACCACGACGCCGAGCACCGCTTCTCGGTCGGCGGGATCCGCACGGAGGAGCCCGCCGAGTGCCGCAGCGGTGAGGTTCTCCAGGGACTGCTCAAACCGCACGAGTGCGAGGCCTTCGGCACCCTGTGCACGCCCCGCACGCCCCTCGGCGCCACCATGGTCTCCAGCGAGGGCGCCTGCGCCGCCTACTACCTCTACCGGCGGCTGGACGTGCCCGCCGCCGCGGCCCGGGAGGCGAGCCCCGTTGTCTGA
- a CDS encoding HypC/HybG/HupF family hydrogenase formation chaperone — translation MCLAVPGRVLDIEDRDGTRMATVDFGGVVKEVCLEYLPDLRVGEYAIVHVGFALQRLDEESARQTLELFAELGLLQEEFGDPWETAASAAGADPAEEVHNR, via the coding sequence ATGTGCCTGGCGGTACCCGGCAGAGTGCTGGACATCGAGGACCGGGACGGCACCCGGATGGCCACCGTCGACTTCGGCGGTGTCGTCAAGGAGGTGTGCCTGGAGTACCTGCCCGACCTGCGGGTCGGCGAGTACGCCATCGTCCACGTCGGCTTCGCCCTGCAACGGCTGGACGAGGAGTCGGCACGCCAGACGCTTGAACTCTTCGCCGAACTGGGCCTGCTCCAGGAGGAGTTCGGCGACCCCTGGGAGACGGCGGCGTCAGCGGCGGGCGCGGACCCCGCGGAAGAGGTGCACAACCGGTGA
- the hypA gene encoding hydrogenase maturation nickel metallochaperone HypA, with protein sequence MHEMSVALAVVDQVAAAAEQAGDVTAVRSVRLEVGELAGVVPDSLAFCFEMVCAGTLLEGAELVTEEVPGRARCTPCAHEWAVGMPPRLTCPVCDGTTTDLLAGRELRIAAVRWDTGGPAPTREPISEEC encoded by the coding sequence GTGCACGAGATGTCCGTCGCGCTGGCCGTCGTCGACCAGGTGGCAGCGGCCGCCGAACAGGCCGGCGACGTCACCGCCGTGCGGTCGGTACGCCTGGAGGTGGGTGAACTGGCCGGCGTCGTACCCGACTCGCTCGCCTTCTGCTTCGAAATGGTCTGCGCCGGGACCCTGCTGGAAGGCGCCGAACTGGTCACCGAGGAGGTGCCCGGGCGGGCCCGCTGCACGCCCTGTGCCCACGAATGGGCGGTCGGCATGCCGCCGCGGCTGACCTGTCCCGTCTGCGACGGCACCACCACCGATCTGCTCGCGGGCCGCGAGCTGCGGATCGCCGCCGTGCGGTGGGACACCGGCGGCCCCGCGCCCACCCGCGAACCGATCTCCGAGGAGTGCTGA
- the hypB gene encoding hydrogenase nickel incorporation protein HypB, giving the protein MCRVVDLRQAVLAKNDASARTLRARLAAHGTTVVNLLSSPGSGKTALLESELLRARERELSVAALTADLATENDATRLARSGAPVKQVLTDGLCHLEAGMLAGHLDGWLPDGTRLLFVENVGNLVCPASYDLGETLRVVLASVTEGEDKPLKYPTAFGLAHLVVVTKTDIAEAVEFDEIAFRANVQQVNPGVEVVMTSARRGKGVGLLLDRALAAADGGPLHTPVMAGRPDHGHGHGHGHHPQQPRPRAGDPGSGDLAPARP; this is encoded by the coding sequence ATGTGTCGTGTCGTCGACCTGCGACAGGCCGTGCTGGCGAAGAACGACGCGAGCGCCCGGACGCTGCGCGCCCGCCTCGCGGCGCACGGCACCACGGTCGTCAACCTGCTGTCCAGCCCGGGCAGCGGCAAGACCGCCCTGCTGGAGAGCGAACTGCTGCGGGCCCGGGAGCGCGAGCTCAGCGTCGCGGCACTGACCGCCGATCTCGCCACCGAGAACGACGCCACCCGGCTGGCCCGCTCGGGAGCCCCCGTCAAACAGGTCCTCACCGACGGACTGTGCCATCTGGAGGCGGGCATGCTCGCCGGGCACCTCGACGGATGGCTGCCGGACGGCACCCGGCTGCTGTTCGTGGAGAACGTCGGCAACCTGGTCTGCCCCGCCTCCTACGACCTGGGGGAGACCCTGAGGGTCGTCCTCGCCTCGGTCACGGAAGGCGAGGACAAGCCCCTCAAGTACCCCACCGCGTTCGGGCTCGCCCACCTGGTCGTGGTCACCAAGACCGACATCGCGGAGGCCGTGGAGTTCGACGAGATCGCCTTCCGCGCCAACGTCCAGCAGGTCAACCCCGGCGTCGAGGTGGTCATGACCTCGGCCCGCCGGGGCAAGGGCGTGGGCCTGCTGCTCGACCGGGCGCTCGCCGCCGCCGACGGCGGCCCCCTCCACACCCCGGTCATGGCCGGCCGCCCGGACCACGGCCACGGCCATGGGCACGGCCACCACCCTCAGCAGCCCCGTCCCCGGGCCGGCGATCCCGGATCAGGCGACCTGGCCCCCGCCCGCCCGTGA
- the hypE gene encoding hydrogenase expression/formation protein HypE — MSDITDLPAPALDVEGWTCPAPLRDRPRVVMGHGGGGVLSAELVQQIFAPSFGGEVLAQLGDAAVVSLGGARLAFSTDSYVVRPLFFPGGSIGDLAVNGTVNDLAMSGARAAWLSCGFILEEGVELDVVRRVSEALGAAARTAGVEVVTGDTKVVESGHGDGVYINTAGIGLVPAGVDLRPQRVVPGDVVIVSGEVGVHGVAVMSVREGLEFGVEIRSDCAALGGLVDAMLAVTPDLHVLRDPTRGGLAAALNEIAQASGTGVVVQERDVPVPPAVANACAILGLDPWYIANEGKLVAFVPREHADAVLEAMRAHPLGKDSVVIGEAVQAHAGMVVARTGLGGTRVVDLPIGEQLPRIC, encoded by the coding sequence TTGTCTGACATCACCGATCTCCCCGCCCCCGCCCTGGACGTCGAAGGGTGGACGTGCCCGGCGCCCCTGCGCGACCGGCCCCGTGTCGTCATGGGGCACGGCGGCGGCGGAGTCCTCTCGGCCGAACTCGTGCAGCAGATCTTCGCGCCCTCCTTCGGGGGCGAGGTGCTGGCCCAGCTGGGCGACGCCGCCGTCGTCTCCCTGGGCGGCGCCCGGCTGGCGTTCTCCACCGACTCCTACGTGGTGCGCCCGCTGTTCTTCCCCGGCGGCAGCATCGGCGACCTCGCGGTCAACGGCACCGTCAACGACCTCGCCATGAGCGGCGCCCGCGCGGCCTGGCTGTCCTGCGGATTCATCCTCGAGGAGGGCGTCGAGCTCGACGTGGTCAGGCGGGTGTCCGAGGCGCTGGGAGCCGCGGCGCGCACCGCCGGGGTCGAGGTCGTCACCGGGGACACCAAGGTGGTGGAGTCCGGACACGGCGACGGCGTCTACATCAACACCGCGGGCATCGGCCTCGTCCCGGCGGGCGTCGATCTGCGGCCGCAGCGGGTCGTCCCCGGTGACGTCGTGATCGTCAGCGGGGAGGTCGGCGTCCACGGGGTCGCGGTGATGAGCGTGCGCGAGGGCCTGGAGTTCGGGGTGGAGATCCGCAGCGACTGCGCGGCGCTCGGCGGTCTGGTCGACGCCATGCTCGCCGTCACCCCGGACCTGCACGTGCTGCGCGATCCCACCCGGGGCGGTCTGGCGGCGGCGCTCAACGAGATCGCCCAGGCCTCCGGCACGGGCGTGGTGGTCCAGGAGCGCGACGTCCCCGTTCCGCCGGCCGTGGCCAACGCCTGCGCGATCCTCGGGCTGGACCCCTGGTACATCGCCAACGAGGGCAAGCTGGTGGCGTTCGTCCCGCGCGAGCACGCCGACGCCGTCCTCGAAGCGATGCGGGCCCACCCCCTGGGCAAGGACTCCGTGGTCATCGGAGAGGCCGTGCAGGCCCATGCCGGGATGGTCGTGGCCAGGACCGGCCTGGGCGGAACGCGCGTCGTGGACCTGCCGATCGGCGAACAGCTGCCGCGGATCTGCTGA
- a CDS encoding DUF5947 family protein: MTTSPETRPPGLRRFLTERPARPERCELCAVTVAAGHRHLVDTEARALVCACGPCALLMEQPGAAAGRFRTVPARYLTDPAHHLDESAWDALQIPVGVAFLFRNAALDRLVALYPSPAGATESELEPAAWAAVLDGSRLAALLEPDVEALLLRRTGGRFTCHLVPIDICYELVGRMRLLWQGFDGGAEARASLDAFFTDVSRRARPVEEAARP; this comes from the coding sequence ATGACAACGTCCCCCGAGACCCGCCCACCGGGTCTGCGCAGGTTCCTCACCGAGCGCCCCGCGCGGCCCGAGCGCTGCGAACTGTGCGCGGTCACGGTGGCGGCGGGACACCGCCACCTCGTCGACACCGAGGCACGCGCCCTGGTCTGCGCGTGCGGCCCCTGCGCCCTGCTCATGGAACAGCCCGGCGCCGCCGCCGGCCGCTTCCGCACCGTGCCGGCGCGCTACCTCACCGACCCCGCACACCACCTCGACGAGAGCGCCTGGGACGCCTTGCAGATCCCGGTCGGCGTCGCCTTCCTCTTCCGCAACGCCGCCCTCGACCGGCTGGTCGCCCTCTACCCCAGCCCGGCCGGAGCCACCGAGAGCGAACTCGAACCCGCCGCGTGGGCGGCCGTCCTCGACGGCAGCCGGCTCGCCGCGCTGCTCGAACCCGACGTGGAGGCGCTCCTGCTGCGCCGCACCGGCGGCCGCTTCACGTGCCACCTCGTGCCGATCGACATCTGCTACGAACTCGTCGGCCGGATGCGGCTGTTGTGGCAGGGCTTCGACGGAGGCGCCGAGGCGCGCGCATCCCTGGACGCCTTCTTCACGGACGTCTCCCGGCGCGCCAGGCCCGTGGAAGAGGCGGCGCGCCCATGA
- the hypF gene encoding carbamoyltransferase HypF, giving the protein MSAPPSAPTAEDAPLRRRVTVRGVVQGVGFRPHVYGLATGLALAGHVTNTPDGVVVEVEGAAAAVARFCERIAAQAPPLARVESVHHREMPVRGDTAFTILASRTDGPARTLVSPDTATCADCLAELADPADRRHRHPFVNCTHCGPRFTIVTGVPYDRAQTTMAGFPMCPDCAREYADPADRRFHAQPVACPACGPRLRLLLAGARGPEDAGGADPVAGARALLGRGAILAVKGLGGYHLACDATDEEAVALLRRRKARGDKPFAVMAASADDVGHLVRIGPEERALLEDRARPVVLLRRHPDPTHPVGRPRPADAVAPGSPDLGVLLPYTPLHRLLLGLPGDPEGPRLLLMTSGNVSGEPIVTDDGEALERLAHLADAWLTHDRPIHVPCDDSVARICDGEPLVIRRSRGYAPLPVPLPLPVRPALAVGGDLKNAFCLGAGRRAWLSAHIGDMDDVGTQRVFARAVAQAASLTGVRPEVLVTDGHPGYRSARWADRNAAHRPVVRVQHHHAHVAAAMAEHGLDGTRAVIGVAFDGTGHGDDGAVWGGEFLLADYDRSIRFAHLAYVPLPGGDAAVRRPYRMALAHLGAAGIDRSPDLPCTAACPPDELRVLERQLELGLNCVPTSSMGRLFDAVSSLAGVCHRAGYEAQAAVELEGAALRAPAADTGAYAFALRTGPDGGGAVRADPAPVLAAIVEDLRAGAGPALIAARFHRAVTGLVRRICARARERHGLDTVALTGGVFANTLLSGACAAALREDGFTVLRHRLVPPNDGGLALGQLMVAGRAAPAD; this is encoded by the coding sequence GTGAGCGCACCGCCGTCCGCCCCCACCGCCGAGGACGCCCCGCTGCGCCGCCGGGTCACCGTGCGGGGAGTCGTGCAGGGCGTGGGCTTCCGGCCCCACGTGTACGGTCTCGCCACCGGACTGGCACTGGCCGGACACGTGACCAACACCCCGGACGGCGTGGTCGTCGAGGTGGAGGGCGCCGCCGCGGCCGTGGCCCGGTTCTGCGAGCGGATCGCCGCCCAGGCGCCGCCGCTCGCCCGCGTCGAGTCCGTCCACCACCGGGAGATGCCGGTCCGCGGCGACACCGCGTTCACCATCCTCGCCTCCCGCACCGACGGACCGGCCCGCACCCTCGTCTCCCCGGACACCGCCACCTGCGCCGACTGCCTCGCCGAACTGGCCGACCCGGCGGACCGGCGGCACCGCCACCCCTTCGTCAACTGCACGCACTGCGGCCCCCGTTTCACGATCGTCACCGGTGTGCCGTACGACCGCGCCCAGACCACCATGGCCGGCTTCCCGATGTGCCCCGACTGCGCCCGCGAGTACGCCGATCCCGCCGACCGCCGCTTCCACGCGCAGCCGGTCGCCTGTCCGGCCTGCGGACCGCGGCTGCGCCTCCTCCTCGCCGGCGCGCGGGGGCCCGAGGACGCCGGCGGAGCGGACCCGGTCGCCGGGGCCCGCGCCCTGCTGGGCCGGGGCGCGATCCTCGCCGTGAAGGGACTGGGCGGCTACCACCTGGCCTGCGACGCCACGGACGAGGAGGCGGTCGCCCTGCTGCGCCGGCGCAAGGCGCGCGGGGACAAGCCGTTCGCCGTGATGGCCGCGAGCGCGGACGACGTCGGACACCTCGTACGGATCGGGCCCGAGGAGCGGGCCCTGCTGGAGGACCGCGCCAGGCCCGTCGTCCTGCTGAGACGGCACCCGGACCCGACGCACCCGGTCGGGCGCCCGCGCCCCGCCGACGCCGTCGCGCCCGGCAGCCCCGACCTGGGCGTCCTGCTGCCGTACACGCCCCTGCACCGCCTGCTGCTGGGTCTGCCCGGCGACCCCGAGGGCCCCCGGCTGCTGTTGATGACCAGCGGGAACGTCTCCGGCGAGCCGATCGTCACCGACGACGGCGAGGCGCTGGAACGGCTCGCGCACCTGGCCGACGCCTGGCTCACCCACGACCGCCCCATCCACGTCCCGTGCGACGACTCCGTGGCCAGGATCTGTGACGGGGAGCCGCTCGTGATCCGCCGGTCCCGGGGCTACGCGCCGCTGCCGGTCCCGCTCCCGCTGCCGGTCCGTCCGGCCCTCGCCGTGGGCGGCGACCTGAAGAACGCCTTCTGCCTCGGCGCGGGCCGGCGGGCCTGGCTGTCGGCGCACATCGGGGACATGGACGACGTCGGCACCCAGCGGGTCTTCGCCCGCGCGGTGGCGCAGGCGGCATCCCTCACGGGGGTGCGGCCCGAGGTCCTGGTGACCGACGGCCACCCCGGCTACCGCTCCGCCCGCTGGGCCGACCGCAACGCGGCGCACCGGCCCGTCGTACGCGTCCAGCACCACCACGCGCATGTCGCAGCCGCGATGGCCGAACACGGGCTCGACGGCACCCGCGCGGTGATCGGTGTCGCATTCGACGGCACGGGCCACGGAGACGACGGGGCCGTGTGGGGCGGCGAGTTCCTGCTCGCGGACTACGACCGCAGCATCCGGTTCGCACACCTCGCGTACGTCCCGCTGCCCGGTGGCGACGCGGCGGTGCGCCGGCCGTACCGCATGGCGCTGGCGCACCTCGGGGCGGCCGGGATCGACCGGTCGCCGGACCTGCCCTGTACGGCAGCCTGCCCGCCCGACGAACTCCGTGTTCTGGAGCGGCAGTTGGAGCTCGGGCTGAACTGCGTGCCCACCTCCAGCATGGGCCGGCTCTTCGACGCGGTGTCCTCCCTCGCCGGTGTGTGCCACCGAGCGGGCTACGAGGCCCAGGCCGCCGTCGAACTGGAGGGCGCCGCCCTGCGCGCACCCGCCGCCGACACGGGGGCGTACGCCTTCGCCCTGCGCACCGGGCCGGACGGCGGCGGCGCCGTGCGGGCCGACCCGGCACCCGTGCTGGCGGCGATCGTCGAGGACCTGCGCGCGGGGGCCGGACCGGCCCTGATCGCGGCCCGCTTCCACCGGGCGGTCACCGGCCTGGTGCGGCGGATCTGCGCACGGGCCCGGGAGCGGCACGGGCTGGACACGGTCGCCCTGACCGGCGGTGTGTTCGCCAACACGCTGCTGTCCGGCGCCTGCGCCGCGGCCCTGCGCGAGGACGGCTTCACGGTCCTGCGGCACCGCCTGGTGCCGCCCAACGACGGCGGTCTGGCGCTGGGCCAGCTGATGGTGGCCGGCCGGGCCGCCCCCGCCGACTGA